In the genome of Brassica rapa cultivar Chiifu-401-42 unplaced genomic scaffold, CAAS_Brap_v3.01 Scaffold0923, whole genome shotgun sequence, one region contains:
- the LOC108870504 gene encoding uncharacterized protein LOC108870504 yields MGGADWGPVAVAVVLFVVLSPGLLFQLPARRRVLECGNMTTSGISILVHAVLFFAIITILVIAIQIHIHIHI; encoded by the coding sequence ATGGGAGGAGCTGACTGGGGTCCAGTGGCGGTAGCAGTGGTGCTGTTTGTAGTGTTATCTCCGGGACTTCTCTTTCAGCTGCCGGCGAGGAGACGGGTGTTGGAGTGCGGCAACATGACCACGAGTGGCATATCCATACTGGTTCATGCCGTCCTCTTTTTCGCTATTATCACCATTTTGGTCATCGCCATTCAAATTCACATCCACATCCACATCTAG
- the LOC117131436 gene encoding uncharacterized protein LOC117131436 produces MFSLDHYEWRMPRMHYGRRNTREYAQRRHYDREGNLVLPMFPDPEEQYREFPFRYPHEQTMKHKVLMPHFQRMAMEERLLQGNARFQLATEEGPPRKRGRPCRTPSAAGGPSRVFTGKCQCGVLSKNAQEDRSVAGYTEDFINQAKLCKPKNAETWCIWYKNGLRKELQAQLRGVLEPLEFALVRRMAGFAMEAEEKIAADVAALSSMEGGNPGRDVDGHEVPVGAPAKGKRGRPRKLPTVTCDCDVLVQMVQKPRKVRDYLEEFLDTAKMCQPKPAEEWCHLFRAGLRGDIREELVGVLEPLEFALVRRMANQALHAEEWLAEKEAEAEDDRVAEGEEDLGSESRCPSPCQCG; encoded by the coding sequence ATGTTTTCGCTTGACCATTACGAGTGGAGGATGCCGCGTATGCACTACGGACGGAGGAACACCAGGGAGTACGCCCAAAGGCGTCACTACGACAGGGAGGGTAACTTGGTGCTACCCATGTTTCCGGATCCTGAAGAACAGTACAGGGAGTTTCCATTCAGGTACCCGCACGAGCAGACTATGAAGCATAAGGTGTTGATGCCACATTTCCAGAGGATGGCTATGGAGGAACGCCTACTGCAGGGCAATGCGAGGTTCCAGCTGGCAACCGAAGAGGGACCCCCGAGGAAGCGTGGCCGTCCATGCAGGACGCCAAGTGCAGCAGGGGGACCCTCAAGGGTGTTCACCGGGAAGTGCCAGTGTGGAGTGCTGAGCAAGAATGCTCAGGAGGACCGATCAGTCGCTGGATACACGGAGGACTTCATCAACCAAGCCAAGCTGTGCAAACCAAAGAATGCAGAGACGTGGTGCATATGGTATAAGAACGGGCTACGCAAGGAACTCCAGGCGCAGTTGAGGGGTGTTTTGGAGCCCTTGGAGTTCGCGCTAGTGAGGCGGATGGCAGGCTTCGCCATGGAGGCAGAAGAGAAGATTGCAGCCGATGTGGCCGCTCTCTCGAGCATGGAAGGAGGAAACCCAGGTAGGGACGTTGATGGCCATGAGGTGCCGGTAGGGGCACCCGCTAAGGGAAAGCGGGGGCGTCCGCGAAAACTACCTACAGTGACATGTGATTGTGACGTACTGGTCCAGATGGTTCAGAAGCCACGCAAGGTGAGAGATTACCTGGAGGAGTTCTTGGATACGGCCAAGATGTGTCAACCGAAGCCAGCTGAGGAGTGGTGTCATCTGTTTAGGGCTGGGCTACGTGGGGATATTCGTGAAGAACTCGTGGGAGTCCTGGAGCCTCTGGAATTTGCACTGGTGAGAAGGATGGCTAACCAAGCACTGCATGCGGAGGAGTGGTTGGCGGAAAAGGAGGCGGAGGCCGAGGATGACCGCGTCGCAGAGGGCGAGGAAGACCTGGGATCCGAGTCCCGCTGCCCCTCGCCATGTCAATGTGGCTAG
- the LOC108870505 gene encoding uncharacterized protein LOC108870505 gives MGLDWGPVLMSVVFFILLSPGVLFQLPGKSKAVEFGGFQTSGPSIVIHTLLFFAFITISLIALNIHIYAA, from the exons ATGGGGTTGGACTGGGGACCGGTGTTGATGTCGGTGGTTTTTTTCATATTGTTGAGCCCTGGAGTTCTGTTTCAGTTGCCTGGAAAGAGCAAAGCGGTTGAGTTCGGTGGGTTTCAAACAAGCGGTCCTTCCATTGTCAT ACACACTCTCCTCTTCTTCGCCTTCATCACCATCTCTCTCATCGCCCTTAACATCCACATCTACGCGGCCTAA